A genomic window from Candidatus Nealsonbacteria bacterium includes:
- the rplT gene encoding 50S ribosomal protein L20: MARVKRWKAAHKKKKKFLKQTKGFKWGRKSKYRAAQEAMLHAGTHAFVDRKKKKRNFRGLWQIQIAAFCKQNNLSYSRFIYGLKKNKIEIDRKILAELGQKYPKIMEKIIKNCLSE, encoded by the coding sequence ATGGCAAGAGTAAAAAGATGGAAGGCTGCCCATAAAAAAAAGAAGAAATTTCTAAAACAGACCAAGGGCTTCAAATGGGGAAGAAAATCAAAATACAGGGCGGCGCAGGAAGCAATGCTTCACGCCGGCACTCACGCCTTTGTAGACAGAAAAAAGAAAAAAAGAAACTTCCGGGGCCTCTGGCAAATCCAGATTGCGGCTTTTTGCAAACAAAACAATTTATCTTACAGTAGATTCATCTATGGATTAAAAAAAAACAAGATTGAAATTGACAGAAAAATTCTGGCGGAATTGGGCCAAAAATATCCCAAAATTATGGAAAAAATTATAAAGAATTGCTTGAGTGAATGA
- a CDS encoding histidine phosphatase family protein, giving the protein MKNKYFLLRHGQNFYQSEFPDTVYPWPEISLILLTDKGKEEARTAAQKLKNKKIDIIFSSDASRARQTAQIVGKEIGSDIILDSRLRDTNFGVFGNKKKEEYRNFFSQIKEKFIKRPPKGENWNDIEKRVKDFLDEIEEKYKNKNILVVSHGDTLWLMEGLLKNIRDREKLLEIKMQKTGEIREI; this is encoded by the coding sequence ATGAAAAACAAATATTTTTTGCTAAGGCACGGCCAAAATTTTTATCAATCCGAATTTCCGGACACAGTATACCCCTGGCCGGAAATATCCCTTATTTTGCTTACAGATAAGGGGAAAGAAGAGGCAAGAACTGCCGCTCAAAAATTAAAAAATAAAAAAATAGATATAATTTTTTCTTCGGATGCTTCCAGAGCCCGCCAAACCGCCCAAATAGTTGGCAAAGAAATTGGAAGTGATATAATTTTGGACAGCCGGCTTAGAGATACTAATTTCGGGGTCTTCGGCAACAAGAAAAAAGAAGAATACCGTAATTTTTTTTCCCAAATAAAAGAAAAGTTTATTAAAAGACCTCCAAAAGGCGAAAACTGGAATGATATTGAAAAAAGAGTCAAAGATTTTTTAGATGAGATTGAAGAAAAATATAAAAACAAAAATATTTTAGTTGTCAGCCACGGAGACACCCTATGGCTTATGGAGGGATTATTAAAAAACATTAGAGACAGAGAAAAACTTTTAGAGATAAAAATGCAGAAGACTGGAGAAATAAGAGAAATCTAA
- the rpmI gene encoding 50S ribosomal protein L35, translating into MKTRKSISKRFKITKTGKVLRRATGQDHFRAKKSGERIRKGRKWIKIEGSLAKEIKKLINNS; encoded by the coding sequence ATGAAAACTAGAAAATCAATCTCTAAAAGATTCAAAATCACAAAAACCGGCAAGGTTCTGAGAAGAGCTACCGGTCAGGACCATTTCCGGGCCAAAAAATCCGGAGAAAGAATAAGAAAAGGCAGAAAATGGATAAAAATTGAGGGTTCCCTGGCTAAAGAAATAAAGAAATTAATTAATAATTCATAA
- the argS gene encoding arginine--tRNA ligase codes for MIREKIRELVENSCKNLFSDKAFRIKIDITRTSQKEHGDYTANVRGLAVEEQAKIVNYIKKLPDFKGYFSDVKFENPIFINFFLSANCLQDNLKEILKQKNKFGNLKIGKNKKINVEFVSANPTGPLTLGNGRGGFCGDVLTSILNKSGFKAKREYYVNDTGEQIRKLGHSVIGDDQAVYKGEYINELKEKIKGSDPERVGKKAAKMILNSELLGKEWGIKKTIKEMGIEFDAWFSEESLYKNKEVDKVLDYLKNKGLTFEREGALWFKSTQFGDDKDRVLVKSSNEKTYIASDIAYLKNKFERNFEKLIFFWGADHHGYINRIKSAAEALGYKKEQVEIIIMQMVSIIWSGQNLRMSKREGVYKTLQELIEGLGPDVVRFFFLTRNPSSQLIFDFDLAKEKSEKNPVYYIQYAHARICSIIKKIKTSAFAKASTGKQNLKLLIHPSELELIKELIRFPEIVEDIAKNYQIQRIPQHASDLAAAFHKFYKDCRVISKDKELTRARLSLVLATKIVLKNSLDLMGISAPEEM; via the coding sequence ATGATTAGAGAAAAAATCAGGGAATTAGTTGAAAATTCCTGTAAAAATTTATTTTCCGATAAGGCTTTTAGAATCAAAATTGACATTACGAGAACATCGCAAAAAGAACACGGCGACTACACGGCGAATGTCAGGGGTTTGGCTGTCGAAGAACAGGCAAAGATAGTAAATTATATTAAAAAATTACCGGATTTCAAGGGGTATTTTTCGGACGTTAAGTTTGAAAACCCGATTTTTATAAACTTTTTTCTTTCCGCAAATTGCTTGCAAGACAATTTGAAAGAAATTTTAAAACAAAAAAATAAGTTCGGAAATTTGAAGATTGGCAAGAATAAAAAAATAAACGTAGAGTTTGTTTCAGCCAATCCGACAGGTCCTTTAACCTTGGGGAACGGCCGGGGAGGTTTTTGCGGAGATGTTTTGACAAGTATTTTAAACAAATCCGGCTTTAAAGCAAAAAGAGAATATTACGTTAACGACACCGGAGAGCAAATTAGAAAGCTGGGACATTCAGTGATTGGAGACGACCAGGCTGTTTATAAAGGTGAATACATTAATGAGTTAAAAGAGAAAATAAAAGGAAGCGACCCGGAAAGAGTAGGCAAAAAAGCCGCTAAAATGATTTTGAACAGTGAATTGCTGGGAAAAGAATGGGGCATAAAAAAGACCATTAAAGAAATGGGAATAGAGTTTGATGCATGGTTTTCAGAAGAAAGTTTATATAAAAACAAGGAAGTAGATAAGGTCTTGGATTATTTGAAAAACAAAGGATTAACTTTTGAAAGAGAAGGAGCTTTATGGTTTAAATCAACTCAATTTGGCGATGATAAAGACAGGGTTTTAGTTAAATCTAGCAACGAAAAAACTTACATTGCTTCGGATATCGCTTATTTAAAAAATAAATTTGAAAGAAATTTTGAGAAGTTGATATTTTTTTGGGGAGCTGACCATCATGGCTACATTAACAGGATTAAATCAGCAGCAGAGGCATTGGGATATAAAAAAGAGCAAGTAGAAATTATAATAATGCAGATGGTTTCCATAATATGGAGCGGCCAAAACCTGAGGATGTCTAAGAGAGAAGGCGTTTACAAAACCCTCCAAGAATTAATTGAGGGTTTGGGACCGGACGTGGTAAGATTTTTCTTTTTAACCCGAAATCCGAGCAGTCAATTAATTTTTGATTTTGATTTGGCAAAAGAAAAATCCGAAAAAAATCCGGTTTATTATATTCAATATGCCCATGCCAGAATTTGCAGTATTATAAAAAAAATTAAAACTTCCGCTTTCGCCAAGGCTTCGACGGGCAAGCAAAACTTAAAACTGCTTATTCATCCAAGCGAATTAGAATTAATTAAAGAATTAATCAGGTTTCCTGAAATTGTTGAGGATATTGCTAAGAATTATCAAATTCAAAGAATTCCTCAGCATGCGTCAGATTTAGCCGCTGCTTTTCATAAATTTTACAAGGACTGTCGGGTGATTTCCAAAGACAAAGAGTTAACCAGGGCAAGATTATCTTTGGTTCTGGCTACAAAAATAGTTTTAAAGAATAGCTTAGATTTAATGGGAATTTCAGCTCCCGAGGAAATGTAA
- the ileS gene encoding isoleucine--tRNA ligase produces the protein MLNFPENEKKILNFWKERKIFEKLREKNRGKEPWSFLDGPITANNPMGVHHAWGRTYKDVFQRQKAMQGFDLRFQNGFDCQGLWVEVEVEKELGFKSKKDIEKFGVEKFVNLCKERVKKYSKIQTDQSIRLGQWMDWENSYYTMSEENNYAIWNFLKKCWQEGLLYKGQDVVPWCLRCGTAISQHEILTEEYKEIIHKAIFIKLALVGKKNIFFLAWTTTPWTLPANVALAVHPDLDYVEVKDEKGDVFILLKEKSNLIPEGKIIKTIKGKSLKGLKYKGLFDELAEVKKSLKSYKHQIVLWKEVNIEEGTGIVHMAPGCGQEDFKLSKELKLPVINPTDQESKYKKGFGSLSSKLVTETNNLIFKDLAKKDFVFKIEDYKHRYPTCWRCKSELIFRLVNEWYISMEKTRERLIKAAKQIKWIPSFGLERELDWLKNMQDWLISKKRYWGLALPIYECKECGNFEVIGSKEELKERAIAGWEKFDGHSPHKPWIDEVKIKCSKCKKSVSRILDVGNPWLDAGIVPFSTMRYFSDKDYWKKWFPIELVCESFPGQFKNWFYSILVMSVVLEDKAPVKTIFGYALVKDEKGEEMHKSKGNAIWFDDAVEIIGADIMRWMYSSPNPALNLMFGYKVADEFKKKIFNLWNSFTFFETYVSKEEIKAVQKEFSGSNNILDKWIISSFNSLIKEVTQSFERYDLAKTIGLIENFFIEDLSLWYIRRSRKRFQRPENEKEKKEARETLHFILLNLMKLIAPTVPFFAENFYQELKTKDLPESVHLCDWPIFKEKEINKDLEDKMKKIREIVAIALSERKSANIRVRQPLSELKIKNEFLKEEKALLELIKDEVNVKNIVFDNKIKKEIELDFKISEELREEGMVREVLRQIQVMRKKADYKPRHRVQIQYTASPKLNGILSKNKDFILKESKAEKFELGEKPKLAFDVEIEMKIDQENLWLAIKKI, from the coding sequence ATGTTGAATTTTCCGGAAAATGAGAAAAAAATTTTAAATTTTTGGAAAGAAAGGAAAATTTTTGAAAAACTTCGCGAAAAGAACCGAGGCAAAGAACCCTGGTCTTTTTTGGACGGTCCCATCACGGCCAACAACCCTATGGGCGTCCACCACGCCTGGGGCAGAACCTATAAAGACGTTTTCCAGAGGCAAAAAGCGATGCAGGGGTTTGACCTGAGATTCCAAAACGGTTTTGACTGCCAGGGGCTTTGGGTGGAGGTAGAAGTGGAAAAAGAGCTTGGTTTTAAATCAAAAAAAGATATTGAAAAATTCGGCGTTGAAAAATTCGTTAATCTTTGCAAGGAAAGGGTAAAAAAATACTCAAAAATTCAGACCGACCAGTCGATCAGGCTGGGCCAATGGATGGATTGGGAAAACTCTTATTATACGATGTCGGAAGAAAACAATTACGCTATCTGGAATTTTTTAAAAAAATGCTGGCAGGAAGGGCTTCTATACAAAGGCCAGGACGTGGTGCCTTGGTGCTTGCGTTGCGGAACGGCAATTTCCCAGCACGAGATTTTAACCGAAGAATATAAAGAAATAATTCACAAGGCAATTTTTATAAAATTGGCGCTCGTTGGCAAGAAAAACATTTTTTTCCTTGCCTGGACAACTACTCCCTGGACTTTACCGGCTAACGTTGCTTTAGCCGTTCACCCAGACTTGGATTACGTAGAGGTCAAAGATGAAAAGGGAGATGTTTTTATTTTACTTAAAGAAAAATCAAATTTAATTCCAGAAGGAAAAATAATTAAAACCATTAAGGGAAAGAGTTTAAAGGGCTTAAAATACAAAGGATTATTTGACGAGCTTGCTGAAGTTAAAAAAAGCCTTAAAAGCTATAAACATCAAATTGTATTATGGAAAGAGGTGAATATTGAAGAAGGAACGGGCATTGTCCATATGGCTCCGGGCTGCGGCCAGGAAGATTTTAAACTAAGCAAAGAGCTAAAATTGCCGGTAATCAATCCGACTGACCAGGAAAGCAAATATAAAAAAGGTTTCGGCTCCTTAAGTTCGAAATTGGTGACAGAAACGAATAATTTAATTTTCAAAGACTTAGCCAAAAAAGATTTTGTTTTTAAGATTGAAGACTATAAACACCGTTATCCGACCTGCTGGAGGTGTAAATCAGAACTGATATTCCGATTGGTTAATGAATGGTATATTTCAATGGAAAAAACAAGGGAAAGGTTAATTAAAGCCGCAAAACAGATAAAATGGATTCCTTCTTTCGGCTTGGAAAGAGAGCTGGATTGGTTAAAAAACATGCAGGACTGGTTAATTTCCAAAAAACGTTACTGGGGCTTGGCTCTGCCGATTTATGAATGTAAAGAATGCGGGAATTTTGAAGTGATAGGTTCTAAAGAGGAGTTGAAAGAAAGGGCAATTGCAGGCTGGGAAAAATTTGATGGCCATTCCCCTCATAAGCCCTGGATAGATGAAGTAAAAATAAAATGTTCAAAATGCAAAAAATCGGTTTCCCGGATTTTAGACGTTGGGAACCCCTGGCTGGACGCCGGCATTGTTCCTTTTTCTACAATGAGATATTTTTCCGACAAAGATTATTGGAAAAAATGGTTTCCGATTGAATTGGTTTGCGAATCTTTCCCGGGCCAGTTTAAAAATTGGTTTTATTCCATTCTGGTGATGAGCGTTGTTTTGGAAGACAAGGCTCCGGTTAAAACCATTTTCGGTTACGCTTTAGTAAAGGATGAAAAAGGCGAAGAGATGCATAAATCCAAAGGAAACGCCATTTGGTTTGACGATGCGGTAGAAATTATAGGGGCCGACATTATGAGATGGATGTATTCAAGTCCTAATCCGGCTTTAAATTTAATGTTCGGCTATAAGGTTGCCGATGAATTTAAAAAGAAAATTTTTAATCTTTGGAACAGTTTCACTTTTTTTGAGACCTATGTTTCAAAAGAAGAAATAAAAGCCGTTCAAAAAGAATTTTCCGGCTCAAACAATATTTTGGACAAATGGATTATATCTTCTTTTAACAGCTTGATAAAAGAAGTCACCCAATCTTTTGAGCGATATGATTTGGCCAAAACAATTGGATTGATTGAAAATTTTTTTATTGAAGATTTATCCCTTTGGTACATAAGAAGGTCAAGAAAAAGATTTCAAAGGCCGGAAAATGAAAAAGAAAAAAAAGAAGCTCGAGAAACACTGCATTTCATTTTGCTTAATCTGATGAAATTAATAGCTCCGACCGTTCCCTTTTTCGCCGAAAATTTTTATCAAGAGTTAAAAACAAAAGACCTGCCCGAGTCCGTTCATTTATGCGATTGGCCAATCTTTAAAGAGAAAGAAATAAATAAAGACCTGGAAGATAAAATGAAAAAAATAAGAGAAATTGTGGCCATCGCTCTTTCTGAAAGAAAATCAGCCAACATAAGGGTCAGACAGCCCTTGAGTGAATTGAAAATAAAAAATGAATTTTTAAAAGAAGAAAAAGCATTATTGGAATTAATCAAAGACGAGGTTAATGTAAAAAATATAGTTTTTGACAATAAAATTAAAAAAGAAATAGAATTGGACTTTAAAATAAGCGAAGAACTGAGAGAAGAAGGGATGGTGAGGGAAGTTTTAAGGCAAATTCAAGTAATGAGAAAAAAAGCCGATTATAAGCCCAGACACAGGGTTCAAATTCAATATACGGCTTCCCCGAAGTTAAACGGTATTTTAAGCAAGAACAAAGATTTTATTTTGAAAGAATCAAAAGCGGAGAAGTTTGAACTCGGAGAAAAGCCAAAACTGGCTTTTGACGTAGAAATAGAAATGAAAATCGATCAGGAAAATTTGTGGCTGGCAATAAAGAAAATTTAA
- a CDS encoding NUDIX domain-containing protein, which produces MLLEKSAGAIIFTKDKEIRYLLLRYPCSGKAPKEYWDLPKGHIEKGEKLEETAKREIEEETGLKEIKFIPGFKETIKYFFKFKEKNIFKIVVFFLVKTKAKKIKISFEHLGFKWLSYEKALNQLSFKNAKEILKKADNFLSEKSL; this is translated from the coding sequence ATGTTATTAGAAAAATCAGCCGGAGCAATAATTTTTACAAAAGACAAGGAAATTAGATATTTATTATTGCGTTATCCTTGTTCCGGAAAAGCGCCAAAGGAATATTGGGATTTGCCAAAAGGCCATATTGAAAAAGGGGAAAAGCTGGAAGAAACAGCTAAAAGGGAAATAGAAGAAGAAACAGGACTAAAGGAGATTAAATTTATTCCCGGCTTTAAGGAAACAATTAAATATTTTTTCAAGTTTAAAGAAAAAAACATTTTTAAAATTGTTGTTTTTTTTCTTGTTAAAACTAAAGCTAAAAAAATAAAAATATCTTTCGAGCATTTAGGTTTTAAATGGTTATCTTATGAAAAGGCCCTAAATCAACTTTCTTTTAAAAATGCCAAAGAAATTCTTAAAAAAGCCGATAATTTCCTTTCAGAAAAGAGTTTATGA
- a CDS encoding MGMT family protein, translated as MPKKFLKKPIISFQKRVYDIVRKIPKGKVLNYKKVAELAGFPRAWRAVGNILNKNRELDIPCHRVVKSDGKIGGYNKGTNKKILLLKKEGFIIKNLSLTKK; from the coding sequence ATGCCAAAGAAATTCTTAAAAAAGCCGATAATTTCCTTTCAGAAAAGAGTTTATGATATTGTAAGAAAAATTCCCAAAGGCAAAGTTTTAAATTATAAAAAAGTAGCGGAGCTGGCCGGTTTTCCTAGGGCTTGGCGGGCAGTTGGTAATATTTTGAATAAAAACAGAGAACTTGATATTCCTTGTCACCGAGTCGTGAAATCTGACGGGAAAATCGGCGGTTATAATAAAGGAACAAATAAAAAAATATTGCTTTTAAAAAAAGAAGGTTTTATAATAAAGAATCTTTCTTTGACAAAAAAATAA
- the infC gene encoding translation initiation factor IF-3, giving the protein MNNQIRSRSVRVVDETGGQLGIMELERALKLSIEKGLDLIQVTEKVEPPVCRIMDYGKYIYHQEKKNKKLSKKSGELKQIRLGFNISLHDLETKANLAEKFFKKGDKVRIGMRLRGRERAFGNLAKEKINNFLKILNEKIPFKVEKELKMISCSLSMIIAKKDHEN; this is encoded by the coding sequence ATCAACAATCAAATAAGGAGCAGGTCCGTCAGAGTAGTGGACGAAACCGGAGGGCAGCTCGGAATTATGGAGTTAGAAAGGGCTTTGAAGCTAAGCATAGAAAAAGGCCTGGATTTAATCCAAGTCACCGAAAAAGTGGAGCCGCCGGTTTGCCGGATAATGGATTATGGAAAATATATCTATCATCAGGAAAAGAAAAACAAAAAACTAAGCAAAAAATCCGGAGAATTAAAACAAATAAGATTGGGCTTTAATATTTCCCTGCATGACTTGGAAACCAAAGCCAATTTGGCTGAAAAGTTTTTCAAAAAGGGCGACAAGGTAAGAATTGGAATGCGCTTAAGGGGAAGGGAAAGGGCTTTTGGTAATCTGGCTAAAGAAAAAATAAATAATTTTTTAAAAATATTAAACGAAAAAATTCCGTTTAAAGTCGAAAAGGAATTAAAAATGATTTCATGCAGTTTATCAATGATTATTGCTAAAAAAGACCATGAAAACTAG
- the recO gene encoding DNA repair protein RecO: MFVHYRTLGFVLKKEDRGESDQLFTIFTKNFGKLKILGKSIRKIKSKLRASIQPFYLAEVEFIQGKVYKTLTDAVRIERFKKIEKDLDKLKTAVEISEISDRLIKGEERDKKIGNLILEAFKRLNNCPSRFNFIVFYYFLWNFFSILGYCPETEKCIFCRKRLLPKNLYFDSEQGGVICGNCFKKTKKGEKINPETIKFLRVFLKKNWKILSKLKTKGENNEELKEISEKYLSHLSNTLDIS; encoded by the coding sequence ATGTTCGTTCATTACAGAACCTTGGGTTTTGTTTTAAAAAAAGAAGATAGGGGAGAATCGGACCAACTTTTTACCATTTTTACCAAAAATTTCGGAAAGCTTAAAATTTTAGGAAAATCAATAAGGAAAATAAAATCAAAACTAAGGGCTTCAATTCAGCCTTTTTATCTGGCAGAGGTTGAATTTATCCAGGGGAAAGTATATAAAACTTTAACTGATGCGGTTAGAATTGAAAGATTTAAAAAAATAGAAAAAGACCTGGATAAATTAAAAACAGCGGTTGAGATTTCTGAAATTTCAGATAGGCTGATAAAAGGAGAGGAAAGGGATAAGAAAATTGGAAATCTAATCTTAGAGGCCTTTAAAAGATTGAATAATTGCCCTTCCCGGTTTAATTTTATAGTTTTTTATTATTTTCTTTGGAATTTTTTTTCAATTTTAGGGTATTGTCCGGAAACTGAAAAATGTATTTTCTGCAGAAAAAGATTATTGCCCAAAAATCTTTATTTTGATTCGGAACAAGGCGGTGTGATTTGCGGAAATTGTTTTAAAAAAACAAAAAAAGGGGAAAAAATTAATCCGGAGACGATTAAATTTTTAAGGGTTTTTTTAAAGAAAAACTGGAAGATTTTATCCAAATTAAAAACCAAAGGAGAGAATAATGAGGAACTGAAAGAAATTTCAGAAAAATATCTTTCCCATCTTTCCAATACTTTAGATATTTCTTAA
- the smpB gene encoding SsrA-binding protein SmpB, with protein MATLADNKKAYYDYEVLEKFEAGIFLLGQEVKSIKLGRINLGGSYVVLKQSEKNPEVFLIGCSVPPYQPKNSPADYDPQRSRKLLLKREEIKYLIGKSSQRGLTIIPLKAYTKKGKIKIEIGIAKGKKKFDKKELIKKRDTDREIKRAINQS; from the coding sequence ATGGCAACTCTTGCTGACAATAAAAAAGCTTACTACGATTATGAAGTCCTGGAAAAATTTGAAGCAGGAATTTTTTTGCTTGGCCAGGAAGTAAAATCAATAAAACTGGGAAGAATAAATTTAGGAGGCTCTTATGTGGTTTTAAAACAATCGGAAAAAAATCCGGAAGTTTTTTTAATCGGGTGCAGCGTTCCACCTTATCAACCGAAAAACTCGCCCGCAGATTACGACCCCCAGCGCTCTCGAAAGCTCTTGTTAAAAAGAGAAGAAATCAAATATTTAATCGGAAAATCAAGCCAAAGAGGGTTGACAATAATCCCTTTAAAAGCTTATACTAAAAAAGGCAAAATAAAGATAGAAATCGGGATTGCGAAAGGAAAGAAAAAATTCGATAAAAAAGAGCTGATAAAAAAAAGGGACACAGACCGGGAAATTAAAAGAGCAATCAATCAAAGTTAA